The window TGGCAGGCGTAAAGCAGCAGGCCCACAGCGACTGTACTGCCATTCTGGTTTGAACTGGATCAAACAAGGCTTTTTTTGTGCCCACTTGACCAGCTATCCTCTTTCATCCTTTTCCTGTAAGTCAGGGGGACAgggatcttttttttaaatcaactcCTCCCATCTCTGTGTTGAAATAAGAAGCAGGAGTGATAATGATTTAATTTATTCCATCTAACAGCTTAGTCTATGGTCATGTTTTGAAGTGACTTGAATATGAGAAAAACTGCTTGAATTGCTGTATTTATTGCATTAATCTCATTTACTGTGTGAGGAAATAGCCTAGTCGTGATTTGACACATGCACTGAAGCATAAATGGACGCCTGGGAGACGCTCTTTGGTTTGGGGCTTTAGTCGTTACGTGGTCAGCAGCCTGATCTCGCTCGGTATCGCTTCCATCTTGCAGAGAGTCTTTTCAAGTCAAAGTTCAAGTTGTTGATCTTGACTTTACGTCTGTGCTCCCACTCGTTCGTTCTGTGTGATTTAAGAAGTGAAAACATTTGACAAAGCTCATCAGAAAAAATCCAGTGGTTCGTGTTCATGGATTTATTTTGAGGTGAAGAAACAATGacttgtgtgagtgtatgtgctTTGTCAGGGTCTGTGGTTATTTTGCCTCTGGCTTGCTCTGCCAGGATGCTCAGGATATCCCTGATGCACAGTAAATATCCAGCAAATATAATGACTGTGACTCTTTGTGTGCTCCCAGTCTGGTAGCCTCCACACTTGGCCTTAAACATGCTGACTGGGCTGTACGTGTGGTAGTTGAAGTGGATTTGTATAGGATTTATTGACTTGCCTGAGCTCGAAAGGTCTGCTTGtgattctgtcatttctgtcacGGCTAAGTTAAACTAGGCTTCTGCTAACTCCACTGGATGGGATGTAAAAATACCAGAAGGGGGACTGTCTTTCTGCTTTGACATGAAGTGGTGATATTAATATGGTGTCCATCTGTACTTGGTCCAAGTTTAGAGGTAATTACACCATACTACAAACATTTGAACTTATTTTGATCCCTTTGGAAATGTAGTCTTGCAACATTGCTCTTTACTTAAAGAGGCTGGTGATGTATGAGGGTTTTGTGtgtcgattcatccatcatcaCCCGTTGAAGCGCAACCATGTATGACGGCTTAGTCCTTAACGCCACAGCCCAGGTTCACTTCCAGCCtgggccctttgctgcatgtctttctctcccccatGTCTCTCTTCAGCCGTCACTATCAActgaataaagcagaaatgcccATAAGATACTTAAAAAAGTATCAGAAAAGAaattttgataattgataaATAGTTTAATACAGTAAATGTTCAAGCCTGATCATTATTTGCATCTCAATGTGGGCGACTAAAATACCTGCATAAatctttaaattgcttgttttgtctggaCCAGCaacccaaaacccaaagatatccAGTTTACtatcacagagaaaaagaaatagaaaaacaaattacatttgAAGAGCCAGAACCAGAGAAATTTTGGCATCTTTGCTTGAAAATTACTCAGTTACACTGTTGAGTAATATGCTAAGATTTTTCCTAACATATAAAGGTTTCTAAAATTCATTGACTTGACATGTCACCAACTAattctccattttctctctcttttcagaTAAACCATCATGATTCCCATCACAGAGCTCCGGTACTTTGCTGACACCCAGCCAGCGTACCGTATCCTGAAGCCATGGTGGGACGTTTTCACCGACTACATCTCAATCGTCATGCTGATGATTGCGGTGTTCGGTGGTACGCTGCAGGTCACGCAGGACAAGATGATCTGCCTGCCTTGCAAGTGGGTGGTCAACAAGTCGTGCGAGACCATGCCCATCCCGAATGTGAGCGCCGCCTATGCACCGGAACCCAAAGGCATTCAGTACGACCTCGACCGCCATCAATATAACTATGTTGACGCTGTTTGCTACGAGAACAAACTGCACTGGTTTGCCAAATATTTCCCGTATCTGGTGCTACTCCACACCCTTATCTTCCTGGCCTGCAGCAACTTCTGGTTCAAGTTCCCCCGCACAAGCTCTAAGCTGGAGCACTTTGTCTCCATCCTCCTCAAGTGCTTTGACTCCCCGTGGACAACAAGAGCCTTGTCTGAGACCGTGGTGGAGGAGAGCGACCCCAAGCCTCTGGGAAAGATGAACGGTTCGATGGACAAGAAGGCCTCGTTTGTGAGCGAGGACGTTGAGGCGAGCGTGCCCATGCTCCAACGAACAAAGTCCAGGATTGAGCAGGGAATCGTAGATCGCTCTGAAACCGGGGTTTTAGATAAGAAGGAAGGGGAGCAGGCCAAGGCTCTGTTTGAGAAGGTGAAGAAGTTCAGGATCCATGTAGAGGAGGGCGATATAGTGTACCGTCTTTACATACGCCAGACCATCATCAAAGTAATCAAGTTTATACTAATAATTAGCTACACAGCCTattatgtacagtacatcagGTTCAGTGTAGTGTGTTCAGTGAACATTCAGAAACTAACAGGGTACAGCATGTTCTATTGTGCTCATCCATTAGCAACTCTTTTCAAGATTCTGGCCTGTTTCTACATCAGCTTGGTGGTGGTTTATGGTCTTATCTGCATGTACACTCTCTGTTGGATGCTCAGCCGCTCCCTCAAACGATACTCCTTCGAATCAATCCGTGAGGAGAGCAGCTACAGCGACATCCCCGACCTGAAGAACGACTTCGCCTTCATGCTCCACATGATAGATCAGTACGACCCTCTCTACTCCAAAcgctttgctgtgtttctgtcagaggTGAGCGAGAACAAGCTGAGGCAGCTGAACCTGAACAATGAGTGGACGCTGGAGAAGCTGAGGCAGCGCATCACCAAGAACTCCcaggagaagctggagctgCATCTGTTCATGCTCAGCGGGATCCCAGACACAGTGTTTGATCTGATTGAGCTGGAGGTGCTCAAGCTGGAGCTCATCCCCGATGTCACTATCCCGCCAATCATCGCCCAGCTCTCCAACCTGAGGGAGATGTGGCTCTATCACACACCAGCTAAAATCGAGGCTCCAGCTCTTGCTTTCCTGAGAGAGAACCTGAAGTCTCTTCACATCAAGTTCACGGACATCAAGGAGATCCCACTGTGGATCTACAGCCTGAAGAACCTCAGTGAGCTGCACCTGACCGGGAACCTGAGCGCTGAGAACAATCGCTACATCGTCATCGATGGGCTTCGGGAGCTCAAAAGGCTCAAAGTGCTGCGTCTGAAAAGCAACCTGACCAAGCTGCCGCAGGTGGTGACGGACGTGGGCGTGCACCTCCAGAAGCTCTCCATCAATAACGAAGGCACCAAGCTGATGGTGCTCAACAGCCTGAAGAAAATGGTCAACCTGACGGAGCTTGAGCTCGTTCGCTGCGATCTTGAGCGCATTCCACACTCCATCTTTAGTTTGCACAACCTGCAGGAGATTGACCTGAAGGACAACAACCTGAAGACAATCGAGGAGATCATCAGCTTCCAGCACCTGCACCGGCTCGTGTGCCTGAAGCTGTGGTACAACCAGATCGCCTACATCCCCATTCAGATCGGAACGCTCACCAACCTGGAGAGGCTGTATCTGAACCGGAACAAGATCGAGAAAATCCCCAGCCAGCTTTTCTTCTGTCGCAAGCTGCGCTTCTTAGACCTGAGTCACAACAATCTGACCAGCATCCACGCCGATGTAGGCTTCCTCCAGAACCTGCAGTACTTTGCTGTGACCGCAAACAGGGTGAGAGGCAAAATTTCCCTCAAATTTGTCCAGACTGCGTTTTGATTTTAGTGAAAGCTTGTCTCATTTCCCATGTTCTGAAAAAAGGTGATCCGTCGCCACCCCTCTAGTTTTCTTTATCACGTGTGAAAAAGATAAGCTCAAAGGCCAGATAAAGTATTTACAAAGGTCAGCACTTATAAATGCTGAGATGCTCATAGACAGGTTGGCAGCTATGGCCTTAAAGATAACTGCACGACTGTGTCTTTGGCAGTATTATCAATAAACTCTTTACTGCCAATTGAGTTCTCTCCTTCTGTCGGCCCAGTAGGTAGAGATAATGAGGGATTTTGAAGTTCAGTCACATTTACGGtgttaaaacacactttttcacATCATGATTCTTCCACCCAGCTCACTTCGTCCGAAGGGCTTCAGTTAGgatgttgtttgtttcagtcgCAGAGGGTTAGGGCTGTGCTGAATCCTGCTGTTTTAGTCATGCCTGGGTTAGTCCTTTATTAGGCTTTGGGTGAATTTGCGATGTATGACTTTCATTTTGTTCGCCGTGCGAGAAATTAGAAAAACGGCATTCTCCTGAAAACGCAATTTTTCACTCAGATGTGTAGAGGATCATGTGTTTTCAGTAAAGGCTATTACTGCCGTTTTACTGTGTTTGCTTGTACTCTGAAATAGGTTCCAGCAGGTTTGCGTGCAGCCAAAAATAGCCCCGTTAAATGGGACCCTTCTGGTGTCTCTTGTGTTTTTAAGGCCACTCTTATCTAAATCCTCTTAACACGCTCACATATTATTAATTCAAATGGGCTGTGTAAGTGTGTCCATGTAGGTAgattcagattttgtttttagaCAAACCTGGTTAATGGAGCATAAGCACACAAAGGGTATAAGGGCACATGACTGGTTGTTGGTTTTAAAGGATTTGTTGACACCTGTGAAGCCATTTTTCCTGCGTATATGAAATTCCAGTCTATGAAATTTGTACGTGGTCTGACAGCAAATTTTGATTTCCCTTTAATCTTGTCTTGCTGTCTGAGTTGTGTTATGCTTTTTTAAAGTTTGGTTTTACCTGAAATAAACAGGAACTAGAGCCAAACTTTTTTTCTCGTCACTGCAGTGAGGCAGATGTGAGCAAAGGGCTCAAGGCATATGGATTAAAAACTGAAGAGCTCAGCTGTTCTGATCTCTGCTAACTTACACCCCTCATTATTCTTCCTCTTATCCTCTCCACTGCAGATCGAGACTTTGCCCCCAGAGCTGTTCAAGTGCAAGAAGCTGCGAACGCTGAATCTGGGCAACAACTGCCTGCAGACGCTGCCGTCACGCTTCGGAGAACTCACCGGTTTGACCCAGCTGGAGCTGAGAGGGAACCGTCTTGAGTGTCTCCCAGTGGAGCTCAGCGAGTGTcggctgctgaagaggagcggtttggtggtggaggaggaccTGTTCAACACGCTGCCTTCAGAGGTCAAAGAGCAGCTTTGGAGGGCCGATAAGGAGCAAGCTTGAGCCAAACCTCAGCggagagctgcagagcagagaaggaTGATTGGAGGAATAAATGAGCCGTGGTTTTGTTTATGAAGGCAGGCCAACGTTGAGGAGTTTGCAGCAGCGTTGGCCACGCAGCCTCAGAGAGGTCGTGTCTTGTTTGGTTGGTGCTTGTGGCTTCTCTGGCAGGACCTGCGAAAGCACAGATGTGGTGCAAATTTCAAGACCACCAAGAATGTCTTTTGGAAATCACTATTTTCATGGTCGCCAAGGAAGGATTTTATGGACAAGCTGAGTGATGAAAGGTTCTGCAGTAATGTGGATTTTCTGTAATATCATCCTGAATATAAAGCTGCAGGGATGCAAGCAGGTGATGTTGAATATGCATGCCGCAGTAGGACCTTGCTAAAGCAAACCTGTTTATTACagagaaccaaaaaaaaaaaaaaacaggaaaaactttGCACGAGTCAGCCTTGCAGTGAGCTAAATGTGCTCACGATCACTTCTTTGCTGATCATGTGAAACCTGCACAAATTCAACATGCTCAAAGCAGCGTTTGCCTGGCCGTCCTTTGGCCTTGAGACTCAAAATTTTACTCCAGACATTTTTTGCAGTTCCGTTTGTGGTTGCGGTTGCGGTGCGGCTCAGAATACTGGCAGATGTTAGTAAATAAATTACTGTGCCACTGACAGCCAATTTGTTGAGGCATGAAGGTTTGGTCCCGCTGTTTTCTCCAGGCACTGTGTACGCTCAACACGCTTGGAGGCATCTTTTTATGTGAACAAAAAGACTCTGTGATGAAGATCAACAGATCATCCCACAGCTGATCTCACAGCATAGGCCTTAACTCGGAGGACTGACGAAACGGCATCAAAGAGAAGCTTTCAAATATTCAGCGGAAACAAATGGGAACAAACTCTACAGTACAGTGTCTAAATACCCCACAGTTGTTGGTTTGCTTGGCTGTCGGGGAGCTGTGGTGGAGGAATGCGACATTCTTTATTTCACTGAACATCATGTCTTATTTAGATACGTGAAACAGGATTTACCTTATTTTGCATGACTGAACATCGTGCACATTACTGGTTTGTCTTATTAAGGcgcaaccctgattccagagaagttaggacgctgtgtaaaacatgaatgaagTGTGATGATTTGATAATGCTTTTTGACCTGCACTCCACTGACAACAAGACAAAGAcaaggtaaacaggctgattggtaacaggtgatagtatcatgatcgggtatgaaagcggcatcctggaaaggctcagtcattcacaagtgaggatggagcgaggttcaccactttgtgaacacgtgattggatgaaggatgttactgcatgagctcaggaacactttgtgaaactgttgtcagtaaacacagtttgtttgtaaatggCTGAATTCTGTTTGTATTATATTTTACGCAGCGTCCCAGctgtttttggaatcagggttgtacgtGAGATTGACTGTGACCGGCCTGTTGAAAGGtcaataattattatattgacGTCATTTGATACTTTCTAACGCTACCACACAGTGGTGTCATGGTGGCGCATGTGAAACTGTATTGTGATTGGTTCAACATTCAAGTAATGCTTGACTGAATGCCACACAGCCACTGATTCGTTGCttgtttaatgatttattttaaGCTTCTTAGGGAACGTATACCCTTAGTCAAAGATCTTAAGTGACCTTTGTTCAATTGAAGGCTAAAATACGTTGCTTCACTGACTAGATTGTACTCCCTGTGTTTGCTGTCCCTGTGTTAAAGCTGCAGGGTCACAGACATTCGCTCCCCCTCACAGCTGATTTCTTTGTCCTTACTGAATCAAAACATATGCAAGCTTGCACAGTGCTAATCATGCAGCAGTTAGATGACCAATAAATCAAGAATCAAGGTACTTTTTTATGCTCAGTATGACTGAATCATGAAGTGATTGGCACCTCCAAATGGATGAACTCTGCAGACGTGACACAGGAGAGTCTTAACCGGCTGCCAGGTACAGCCAGTCACCAGAAGCAAAGCGTTCGCATTGGTGACTCGAGCGcgcagctgtttgtgtgctcGCCCTTCTATTTGTCATGCGCAGTTTACTCCAGGGAAAAACCGGACATTTGTCAGCACTTTGTTTATCCGAAACgaggacaaacaggaaattACAGAGTGAAGGAAGCTGCTTTTGACCGACCTACACAAGGGAAACATTCATTTGCAGAGAGTATGCCGAATATGTGATTTCCACATCCATGGTCCAAATTAGAGCAACGTGCTTTGTCTGCTTGAAACACTTTTCTTGTTAAGACCTTGGATTTAATAGCATCATTTGGAGTAACCCTGCTATGTTTACTCCAGCCAGGCATCTCGTTGCTAATATGGCCTTATCTTTTACAAGCTGTATGCCCTGTTAATGATCACAAACATCATGTTCACGACTTGTTTTTTTCGTGTGTTTTAAGTTGAAAT is drawn from Chaetodon trifascialis isolate fChaTrf1 chromosome 20, fChaTrf1.hap1, whole genome shotgun sequence and contains these coding sequences:
- the lrrc8aa gene encoding leucine rich repeat containing 8 VRAC subunit Aa, yielding MIPITELRYFADTQPAYRILKPWWDVFTDYISIVMLMIAVFGGTLQVTQDKMICLPCKWVVNKSCETMPIPNVSAAYAPEPKGIQYDLDRHQYNYVDAVCYENKLHWFAKYFPYLVLLHTLIFLACSNFWFKFPRTSSKLEHFVSILLKCFDSPWTTRALSETVVEESDPKPLGKMNGSMDKKASFVSEDVEASVPMLQRTKSRIEQGIVDRSETGVLDKKEGEQAKALFEKVKKFRIHVEEGDIVYRLYIRQTIIKVIKFILIISYTAYYVQYIRFSVVCSVNIQKLTGYSMFYCAHPLATLFKILACFYISLVVVYGLICMYTLCWMLSRSLKRYSFESIREESSYSDIPDLKNDFAFMLHMIDQYDPLYSKRFAVFLSEVSENKLRQLNLNNEWTLEKLRQRITKNSQEKLELHLFMLSGIPDTVFDLIELEVLKLELIPDVTIPPIIAQLSNLREMWLYHTPAKIEAPALAFLRENLKSLHIKFTDIKEIPLWIYSLKNLSELHLTGNLSAENNRYIVIDGLRELKRLKVLRLKSNLTKLPQVVTDVGVHLQKLSINNEGTKLMVLNSLKKMVNLTELELVRCDLERIPHSIFSLHNLQEIDLKDNNLKTIEEIISFQHLHRLVCLKLWYNQIAYIPIQIGTLTNLERLYLNRNKIEKIPSQLFFCRKLRFLDLSHNNLTSIHADVGFLQNLQYFAVTANRIETLPPELFKCKKLRTLNLGNNCLQTLPSRFGELTGLTQLELRGNRLECLPVELSECRLLKRSGLVVEEDLFNTLPSEVKEQLWRADKEQA